One window from the genome of Pseudomonadota bacterium encodes:
- a CDS encoding SDR family oxidoreductase: protein ADAQGITPEEAKRNREATIPAARYGTAAEFGATCAFLCSQHAGFIVGQNVLLDGGAINTTL, encoded by the coding sequence CGCCGATGCCCAGGGGATCACACCCGAGGAGGCCAAGCGCAACCGCGAGGCGACCATTCCAGCCGCGCGCTACGGCACGGCCGCCGAGTTTGGTGCGACTTGCGCGTTTCTCTGTTCGCAACACGCCGGTTTCATTGTCGGCCAGAACGTGTTGCTCGACGGCGGCGCGATCAACACCACGCTGTGA